A genomic stretch from Aminobacter aminovorans includes:
- a CDS encoding anhydro-N-acetylmuramic acid kinase — translation MQPIWSVGLMTGTVLDGNIDVALLKTDGERIEAFGPYALVPYEASVRPMLEQAQAEARVWNFEGPEPAIFASAEEALTRAQSAAVRQVVEGAGMAMSDIGVIGFHGQTVLHRGPQKGGLPGETRQLGDGALMQSLLGTKVVYDFRTADIRAGGQGAPLAAAYHAALLGTAGASGDSAILNLGGVGNVTWWDGKSDLVAFDTGPANAPINDFVKARGLGEMDRGGALAAAGSVDEARLARLLEHPYLTAAYPKSLDRFDFTAGMADGLSNADGAATLTAFSASCVGKALDLLPQRPNKLFVSGGGRHNPTFMAMLREHAGVDAVSADTIGWRGDAVEAECFAFLAVRVLRGMPISFPSTTGVPQPMTGGRIAG, via the coding sequence ATGCAACCCATCTGGTCGGTCGGGCTGATGACCGGAACCGTGCTCGACGGCAACATCGACGTCGCACTGCTCAAGACCGACGGCGAGCGCATCGAGGCCTTCGGTCCCTACGCGCTCGTGCCTTACGAGGCCTCCGTCCGGCCGATGCTGGAGCAGGCGCAGGCCGAAGCCCGGGTCTGGAACTTCGAGGGGCCGGAGCCTGCGATCTTCGCCAGCGCCGAAGAAGCCCTGACCCGCGCCCAGTCGGCTGCCGTGCGCCAGGTCGTCGAGGGCGCCGGCATGGCGATGAGCGACATCGGCGTCATCGGCTTCCATGGCCAGACCGTGCTGCATCGCGGCCCGCAGAAGGGCGGCCTGCCGGGCGAGACGCGCCAGCTCGGCGATGGCGCGCTGATGCAGTCGCTCCTCGGCACCAAGGTGGTCTATGATTTCCGCACTGCCGACATCCGTGCCGGCGGGCAGGGCGCGCCGCTGGCCGCCGCCTACCACGCCGCACTTCTTGGCACGGCAGGTGCAAGCGGCGACAGCGCCATCCTCAATCTCGGCGGCGTCGGCAACGTCACCTGGTGGGACGGCAAGTCCGACCTCGTCGCCTTCGACACCGGCCCGGCCAACGCGCCGATCAACGACTTCGTCAAGGCGCGGGGGCTGGGCGAGATGGACCGGGGCGGGGCGCTCGCCGCCGCCGGCAGCGTCGACGAGGCGAGGCTCGCGCGCCTGCTCGAACACCCCTATCTCACTGCTGCCTATCCCAAGTCGCTCGACCGCTTCGATTTCACCGCAGGGATGGCCGACGGGCTGAGCAACGCGGACGGTGCCGCCACCCTGACCGCCTTCAGCGCGTCCTGCGTCGGCAAGGCGCTCGACCTCCTGCCGCAGCGGCCGAACAAGCTGTTTGTCTCGGGCGGCGGCCGCCACAACCCGACCTTCATGGCGATGCTGCGCGAGCACGCCGGCGTCGATGCCGTCTCTGCCGACACGATCGGCTGGCGCGGCGATGCGGTGGAAGCCGAGTGCTTTGCCTTCCTCGCCGTACGTGTCCTGCGCGGCATGCCGATCAGTTTTCCGAGCACGACAGGTGTGCCTCAGCCGATGACCGGCGGCCGCATCGCCGGCTGA
- a CDS encoding ABC transporter ATP-binding protein, with the protein MKPILSVRDLHVSFGPADSAKEVVHGVSFDLGVGEVLAIVGESGSGKSVTALSSNRLIDYAGGRITSGKIELLRADGSVLDVTSAGKQQLTGIRGAEIGVIFQEPMTSLNPVLTIGAQIEESFRLHRGLTGAQARTAARDALERVRIPDAERRLKATPNELSGGMLQRVMIAMALACNPRLLIADEPTTALDVTVQAQIMALLAELKRETGMSMIFISHDIGLVAGIADRVVVMQDGRVVEQGELSQILDEPQHPYTQHLLHAVPHFSSGVAVRTDGARAAAPLPRPKLEVDDLVVRYPLKGGWFSKSVGAVHAVDGVAFDLMPGETLAIVGESGSGKSTTARAVLGLVSPTRGAFSVEAQAARPGQSRLPVQMVFQNPYASLNPRLNVEQLLAEPVIATGAPIDVKVRDRMAALLKRVGLPEDSLARYPHQFSGGQRQRLCIARALMLNPSVVVLDEAVSALDVSVQARVLELLVDLQHEYGLAYLFISHDMAVVERIAHRVAVMYAGQIVEIGDAKSVLSDPQHPYTRKLIAAVPTIDRRKQHFEIDTRQVPSLVRPVGYEPPAATWMQYGADHKVRAEA; encoded by the coding sequence ATGAAGCCGATCCTTTCGGTCCGCGATCTGCATGTCAGCTTCGGCCCGGCGGACAGCGCCAAGGAAGTCGTGCATGGCGTGAGCTTCGACCTCGGCGTCGGCGAGGTGCTGGCGATCGTCGGCGAGAGCGGCTCGGGCAAGTCGGTCACCGCACTGTCGAGCAACCGCCTGATCGACTATGCCGGCGGCCGCATCACCAGCGGCAAGATCGAACTGCTGCGTGCCGACGGCAGCGTGCTTGACGTCACCAGCGCCGGCAAGCAGCAGCTGACCGGCATTCGCGGCGCCGAGATCGGCGTGATCTTCCAGGAGCCGATGACCTCGCTCAATCCGGTGCTGACCATCGGTGCCCAGATTGAGGAATCGTTCCGCCTGCATCGTGGCCTGACCGGCGCGCAGGCACGCACGGCTGCGCGCGACGCACTCGAGCGGGTGCGTATTCCCGATGCCGAACGGCGGCTCAAGGCGACGCCGAACGAACTGTCGGGCGGCATGCTTCAGCGTGTGATGATCGCCATGGCGCTCGCCTGCAATCCACGCCTTTTGATCGCCGACGAGCCGACGACCGCTCTCGACGTCACAGTCCAGGCGCAGATCATGGCACTGCTGGCCGAGCTCAAGCGCGAAACCGGCATGTCGATGATCTTCATCAGCCACGACATCGGCCTCGTCGCCGGCATCGCCGACCGTGTGGTGGTGATGCAGGACGGCAGGGTCGTCGAGCAGGGCGAGCTGAGCCAGATCCTCGACGAGCCGCAGCACCCCTACACCCAGCATCTGCTGCATGCGGTGCCGCACTTCTCCAGTGGCGTGGCTGTGAGAACCGACGGAGCGCGCGCGGCAGCGCCGCTGCCCAGGCCGAAGCTCGAGGTCGACGATCTCGTCGTGCGCTATCCGCTGAAGGGCGGCTGGTTCAGCAAGTCGGTAGGCGCGGTGCATGCCGTCGACGGCGTCGCCTTCGACCTGATGCCGGGCGAAACGCTGGCGATCGTCGGCGAAAGCGGCTCGGGCAAGTCGACCACGGCACGCGCCGTACTCGGCCTCGTCTCTCCGACGCGCGGGGCGTTTTCGGTGGAAGCCCAGGCGGCGCGACCTGGTCAGAGCCGGCTGCCGGTGCAGATGGTGTTCCAGAACCCCTATGCCTCGCTCAATCCGCGTCTCAATGTCGAGCAACTCCTGGCCGAGCCGGTAATCGCCACCGGCGCGCCCATCGACGTCAAGGTTCGCGACAGGATGGCAGCGCTGCTCAAACGCGTCGGCCTGCCCGAGGACAGCCTTGCCCGTTATCCGCACCAGTTCTCCGGCGGCCAGCGCCAGCGCCTGTGCATTGCGCGCGCGCTGATGCTCAATCCGTCGGTCGTGGTGCTCGACGAGGCGGTATCGGCGCTCGACGTCTCGGTCCAGGCCCGCGTGCTCGAGCTGTTGGTCGACCTACAGCACGAATACGGTCTCGCTTATCTGTTCATCTCGCACGACATGGCAGTGGTCGAGCGCATCGCGCATCGTGTCGCGGTGATGTATGCCGGGCAGATCGTCGAGATCGGCGATGCGAAATCGGTGCTGTCCGACCCTCAGCACCCCTACACCAGGAAGCTGATCGCTGCCGTGCCCACCATCGACCGCCGCAAGCAGCATTTCGAGATCGACACCCGCCAGGTGCCGTCGCTGGTGCGCCCGGTCGGCTACGAGCCGCCTGCCGCGACATGGATGCAATACGGCGCAGATCACAAGGTCCGCGCCGAGGCCTGA
- a CDS encoding serine hydrolase domain-containing protein — translation MASHDIAKRFERAFVPLERAVAAGRIPGGVFAIVDKDGQRFSRAIGHAQRVPSERPMQQETWFDLASLTKVIFTTPRILALAEAGTIELDAPLTTVLPDLRQYEADAWERQVTFRQCLGHQTPFPAVEPIYSYGRDPDLLRTFILQRQWRKLDAPVYSDINFILLGFAMERLSGTWIRGMDAGKGFAFSADPEQAAATEDCTWRHRVLSGEVHDDNCAALQGAGHAGLFGTAASVLAFAHGLLDGSGASADTIALMRTPLSDKRTHGWEHAYAGWSGGDRCSPGTIGHTGFTGTGLWIDFDAGRAWTLLTNRIHPTRHFDSGITELRRQVGDIMTGA, via the coding sequence ATGGCCAGCCACGACATCGCCAAGCGTTTCGAGCGTGCATTTGTCCCGCTCGAACGGGCCGTCGCCGCTGGTCGGATTCCCGGCGGCGTATTTGCCATCGTCGACAAGGACGGCCAGCGGTTCTCCCGCGCCATCGGCCATGCGCAGCGCGTGCCGTCCGAGCGCCCGATGCAGCAGGAGACCTGGTTCGACCTGGCGTCGTTGACCAAGGTCATCTTTACCACGCCGCGCATCCTGGCGCTGGCCGAGGCGGGCACCATCGAGCTCGACGCGCCGTTGACGACGGTCCTGCCTGATCTGCGCCAGTACGAAGCCGACGCCTGGGAGCGGCAGGTCACCTTCCGGCAGTGTCTCGGCCACCAGACGCCGTTCCCGGCAGTCGAGCCGATCTACAGCTATGGCCGCGATCCGGATCTGCTGCGGACCTTCATCCTGCAGCGCCAATGGCGAAAGCTCGATGCGCCTGTCTACTCCGACATCAACTTCATCCTGCTCGGCTTTGCCATGGAGCGCCTGTCGGGCACATGGATCCGCGGCATGGACGCCGGCAAGGGCTTTGCCTTTTCGGCCGATCCGGAACAGGCGGCAGCGACCGAGGACTGCACCTGGCGTCACCGGGTGCTGTCAGGCGAGGTCCATGACGACAATTGCGCAGCACTGCAGGGCGCCGGGCATGCCGGACTGTTCGGCACGGCCGCCTCGGTTCTGGCTTTCGCGCACGGCCTGCTCGACGGCAGCGGCGCTTCTGCCGACACGATCGCGCTGATGCGCACGCCGCTTTCGGACAAGCGCACGCATGGTTGGGAGCATGCCTATGCCGGCTGGTCCGGCGGCGACCGCTGCAGCCCAGGCACGATCGGCCATACCGGATTTACCGGCACGGGCCTTTGGATCGATTTCGACGCCGGCCGCGCCTGGACGCTGCTCACCAACCGTATCCACCCGACGCGTCATTTCGACAGCGGCATAACAGAGCTGCGCCGCCAGGTCGGCGACATCATGACAGGAGCTTGA